In Anaerolineales bacterium, one DNA window encodes the following:
- a CDS encoding FmdE family protein — translation MKALSALLEISARDHGHLCPRQILGVRIGLRGICSLQLEPNHGCKRLLVITETDGCFADGLSAATNCTVGHRTLRVEDYGKTAATFVDTHTGSAIRVAPATDLRDKAILFALDEPRHYFAQMTAYQTMPDEEMMVIQEVAMNTPIEQIISQPGLRVNCGVCGEEIMNGREGQVGVVTVCRSCAGAGYYRSTVGVAGALYQCTAQDQ, via the coding sequence ATGAAGGCTTTATCCGCCCTGCTGGAAATTTCAGCCCGTGACCATGGTCACTTGTGCCCGCGCCAGATTCTCGGCGTGCGCATCGGACTCAGGGGCATCTGCTCATTGCAGCTCGAACCGAATCATGGCTGCAAGCGTCTCCTGGTCATCACCGAAACCGACGGCTGTTTCGCCGACGGTCTCTCCGCCGCCACGAACTGCACCGTCGGTCATCGCACCCTGCGCGTGGAGGATTATGGCAAGACCGCTGCCACCTTTGTGGATACGCACACTGGGAGCGCCATCCGCGTTGCGCCTGCGACGGATCTCCGCGATAAAGCAATTTTGTTTGCTCTTGATGAGCCGCGCCATTACTTCGCCCAAATGACTGCCTATCAAACCATGCCAGACGAAGAAATGATGGTCATCCAGGAAGTAGCCATGAACACGCCCATTGAGCAAATCATTTCACAGCCTGGCCTGCGCGTCAATTGTGGAGTTTGCGGCGAAGAGATTATGAACGGGAGAGAAGGGCAAGTTGGTGTTGTTACCGTATGCCGGAGCTGCGCTGGAGCGGGTTATTACCGATCTACCGTGGGAGTTGCAGGCGCCCTGTATCAATGTACCGCCCAAGATCAATAA
- a CDS encoding energy-coupling factor transporter transmembrane component T, whose translation MLKQAQPAVIACSHPKPLIGSLGHLSIFLWALGMVLLPPASRGIMAALFTLGALALMYPAAIQRLARPRWLVIFGSLLLINVFFGATDDTPDLRIVGLPLSSLAISNGIQMTLRAAVILLAADGLSSSVNIVEVAGLLERSGLRGLGFSIGVATNLLPDLRQSGMNAWHSLRMRGGLRSQWWRGIQLLVLTVFSNALRHAEQIVLAAEVRAFRPELSRTMSIRIGSLDRWMVAGFAILGVILILG comes from the coding sequence ATGTTAAAGCAAGCCCAACCCGCTGTCATTGCCTGCTCCCATCCCAAGCCGCTCATTGGGAGTCTCGGTCATCTGAGCATCTTCCTCTGGGCGCTGGGGATGGTTCTTCTGCCGCCCGCCTCCCGCGGGATCATGGCCGCGCTCTTTACATTGGGCGCATTGGCCTTGATGTATCCAGCCGCCATTCAACGACTCGCGCGTCCGCGCTGGCTGGTGATCTTCGGCAGTCTGCTTCTGATCAACGTATTCTTCGGCGCAACTGATGACACCCCCGATTTGAGGATAGTGGGCTTGCCGCTTTCCTCCCTCGCCATCTCCAACGGCATCCAAATGACCCTGCGTGCCGCCGTCATCCTCCTTGCGGCGGACGGCCTCTCCAGCTCGGTCAACATCGTGGAGGTGGCCGGCTTGCTCGAGCGCAGCGGCTTGCGCGGACTTGGCTTCTCCATCGGAGTCGCAACTAATCTATTACCAGATCTGCGTCAATCCGGCATGAACGCATGGCACAGCCTGCGGATGCGCGGCGGTTTGCGCTCGCAATGGTGGCGCGGGATTCAATTACTGGTGCTGACCGTTTTCTCCAACGCGCTCCGCCATGCTGAGCAGATCGTCCTCGCAGCGGAAGTCCGCGCCTTTCGTCCCGAACTCAGCAGAACCATGTCCATTCGGATCGGCTCCCTGGATCGGTGGATGGTCGCCGGTTTCGCCATCCTCGGAGTGATCTTGATCCTTGGTTAG
- a CDS encoding molybdopterin-dependent oxidoreductase has protein sequence MKRILLVALAFALALSACATKPQESAGAVLKVSSGTIEKIYTASDLKSLGEAQAVFRNVTYVGIPMTLLLQDAGIDPALLTVVKAVAVDGFTANYEASLFMRDDTLVAYARADGPLDEEDGTFRMVLPDQEGKLNPRELVEIIAIP, from the coding sequence ATGAAACGCATTTTGCTCGTCGCACTCGCTTTTGCACTGGCGCTTTCCGCCTGCGCGACAAAGCCGCAGGAATCAGCTGGAGCGGTGTTGAAGGTTTCGAGCGGTACCATCGAAAAAATCTACACCGCCAGCGACCTGAAATCGCTTGGGGAGGCACAGGCTGTCTTCAGGAATGTCACCTATGTCGGCATTCCGATGACCCTCCTGCTTCAAGACGCAGGCATTGACCCCGCATTGCTTACCGTCGTCAAAGCCGTTGCCGTGGATGGCTTCACTGCAAACTACGAAGCATCCCTGTTCATGCGTGACGATACGCTCGTCGCCTATGCCCGCGCGGATGGTCCGCTCGATGAAGAGGACGGCACGTTCCGCATGGTGCTCCCCGACCAGGAAGGCAAGTTGAATCCGCGCGAACTGGTTGAGATCATCGCGATCCCATAA
- a CDS encoding methyltransferase domain-containing protein: MPHADAQIWDERYTNEERRRNHHPPRPLVISHLDLLPPNRLVLDAACGTTATGLHLAEHGWQVIALDVSIAALRLARSRVRNEALPISFALMDLTDPWLPEDHFDIVLNFYYLSRPLLSTYRKSLKPGGFLFFETFLRDENFSHETDGSPHHYLEPFELKHAFNGWDIIHYAETKRDDRPGRARRIAQMVARKPL; encoded by the coding sequence ATGCCGCATGCTGACGCGCAGATCTGGGATGAGCGTTACACCAACGAGGAGCGGCGGCGGAACCATCATCCACCGCGCCCGTTGGTGATCTCGCACCTGGACTTGTTACCCCCCAACAGGCTTGTCCTCGATGCAGCCTGCGGCACAACCGCCACAGGGTTGCATCTCGCCGAGCACGGATGGCAGGTGATTGCCCTGGATGTATCGATTGCCGCTTTACGGCTCGCCCGGTCAAGGGTCCGGAACGAAGCGTTGCCCATCTCCTTCGCGCTGATGGACCTGACAGATCCCTGGCTGCCGGAGGATCACTTCGATATTGTCCTGAATTTTTATTATCTCTCACGCCCGCTTTTATCCACATATCGCAAGTCTCTAAAGCCCGGCGGATTTCTATTCTTTGAAACGTTTTTACGTGATGAAAATTTTTCTCATGAAACAGATGGAAGCCCGCATCATTATCTGGAGCCGTTCGAGTTGAAACACGCATTCAACGGCTGGGACATCATCCACTATGCAGAGACAAAACGAGACGATCGCCCGGGAAGAGCGCGGCGCATCGCCCAGATGGTGGCACGCAAACCGCTCTGA
- a CDS encoding ATP-binding cassette domain-containing protein — MIRIRNLNVCHGTARILQNISFDVKAGECLVITGSSGCGKSTLAHVLAGLIPKSIPARVAGKATIADMDVLHSPVDEIACQVGIVFQNPRTHLFHLRVDDEIAFGPRNLGMTEEEVAARVDWALESVGLADLREQKPANLSGGQIQRLAIAAALAMNPKVLVLDEPTASLDVPGTQNVIKTLEKLKRQFGLTIVLIEHRLAEVRRLADRVLILEDGRIAAQGQFEEMLGDYKTLREFGLRRPTAASLTDWQGLLMPNGHHPEGQSPLLDLQNITAGYDGHAIIHDINLKLFHGEFVALVGDNGTGKSTLALAAAGLLKPMSGNVTVNGTSRPRPGLDIALLFQNPADQLFTDSVDEEIEFGPRNYRRFDEHIHEQTLASADLLHLRTRRPFTLSIGQQQRTALASCIALRPALVILDEPTLGQDWRHLQQLMDCLARLNEQGTAILLITHDYKLVHHYARRVILMEEGRITLDGKIAPVSKDRIHAEEFIHAAC, encoded by the coding sequence ATGATCCGTATCCGCAATTTGAACGTCTGCCACGGGACAGCCCGCATCCTGCAAAATATTTCGTTTGATGTGAAGGCCGGGGAATGCCTTGTGATCACAGGTTCATCCGGTTGTGGCAAATCCACACTGGCGCATGTCCTGGCCGGCCTCATCCCAAAATCGATTCCCGCCAGGGTGGCAGGGAAGGCAACCATCGCGGATATGGATGTCCTTCATTCCCCTGTGGATGAGATCGCCTGCCAAGTCGGCATCGTTTTTCAAAACCCGCGCACACACCTCTTCCACCTGCGCGTGGATGATGAAATTGCCTTTGGTCCCCGCAACCTCGGCATGACCGAAGAGGAAGTCGCTGCCCGCGTGGACTGGGCATTGGAGTCGGTTGGGCTTGCCGATCTGCGCGAACAAAAACCCGCCAACCTCTCCGGCGGACAAATTCAACGGCTTGCCATCGCCGCCGCGCTTGCCATGAATCCGAAAGTGCTTGTGCTGGATGAACCCACCGCCTCGCTGGATGTGCCCGGCACGCAAAACGTCATCAAAACGCTTGAAAAATTGAAAAGGCAGTTCGGCCTGACCATTGTCCTGATCGAACATCGGCTTGCGGAGGTCCGCAGGCTGGCAGACCGTGTGCTCATTTTGGAGGATGGCCGCATTGCGGCACAAGGTCAATTCGAAGAGATGCTTGGTGATTACAAAACATTGCGCGAGTTTGGATTACGCCGCCCCACTGCCGCTTCCCTCACCGATTGGCAGGGACTGCTCATGCCGAACGGACATCACCCGGAAGGTCAATCTCCCCTGCTTGATCTGCAAAATATCACGGCCGGCTACGATGGTCATGCGATCATCCATGACATTAACCTGAAACTCTTTCATGGTGAATTCGTTGCACTGGTTGGCGATAACGGCACGGGTAAATCCACGCTGGCGCTGGCGGCGGCAGGGTTGCTCAAGCCCATGTCAGGGAATGTCACGGTCAATGGCACCTCCCGTCCGCGCCCCGGGCTGGATATTGCCCTGCTCTTTCAAAATCCCGCCGACCAGCTCTTCACCGATTCGGTGGATGAGGAAATTGAATTTGGTCCGCGCAACTATCGCAGGTTCGACGAGCATATCCACGAACAAACCCTTGCCAGTGCAGACCTGCTTCATCTTCGTACGCGCCGTCCTTTCACGCTTTCCATCGGGCAGCAGCAGCGTACAGCGCTTGCCTCGTGTATCGCGCTTCGCCCCGCCCTCGTCATCCTCGACGAACCCACCCTCGGTCAGGATTGGCGTCACCTGCAGCAGTTGATGGACTGCCTCGCCCGCCTGAATGAACAGGGGACAGCCATCCTGCTCATCACGCATGACTACAAACTCGTCCACCATTATGCCCGCCGCGTCATCCTGATGGAAGAAGGACGCATCACCCTCGACGGGAAAATTGCCCCCGTTTCGAAAGACAGAATCCATGCGGAGGAATTTATCCATGCCGCATGCTGA
- a CDS encoding nucleoside-triphosphatase, producing MQSAKNSPDALLASLISQNKNQPRLTLVTGPRGSGKTLWCMDLIGRARARGLQPGGLISPSIFIDNIKIGIGLKDLQTGEQRRLAHRKGAEDGDIQTQDWQLVAETLEWGNSVLERLEACDLFILDEMGPFEFEHGVGLVEGLRIIDTAQDFPCVVVIRPSLMEQARQRWQWAEVLDISAEAVS from the coding sequence GTGCAATCTGCGAAAAACTCGCCCGACGCTTTGCTGGCGAGTTTGATCTCCCAAAACAAGAATCAACCAAGACTGACCCTGGTCACAGGTCCAAGAGGGTCGGGCAAGACCCTCTGGTGTATGGATTTAATCGGACGCGCCCGCGCTCGGGGCTTGCAACCCGGCGGCCTGATCTCCCCATCCATTTTCATAGATAACATAAAAATCGGTATCGGGCTCAAGGATTTGCAGACGGGCGAACAGCGCCGTCTGGCCCACCGCAAAGGCGCTGAGGACGGGGATATTCAGACACAGGACTGGCAATTGGTGGCAGAGACCTTGGAATGGGGGAACTCCGTTCTTGAGAGGCTTGAGGCTTGCGATCTTTTTATCCTCGATGAAATGGGTCCCTTCGAATTCGAACATGGCGTGGGTCTTGTGGAGGGACTCCGCATCATTGACACTGCGCAGGATTTTCCCTGTGTCGTGGTCATCCGCCCCTCGCTCATGGAACAGGCACGTCAGCGCTGGCAGTGGGCGGAAGTGCTGGATATCTCTGCGGAGGCGGTTTCATGA
- a CDS encoding twin-arginine translocase TatA/TatE family subunit produces the protein MDIFGIGGNELIVILLLAAIVLGPERLARSAREIGKFIKNVKAYFTSLSSELKAELDVLDELEKVKKDLTK, from the coding sequence ATGGATATTTTTGGCATCGGCGGCAATGAACTGATCGTCATCCTGCTGCTTGCCGCCATCGTTCTCGGACCCGAACGCCTGGCACGCTCCGCACGTGAGATCGGAAAATTCATCAAGAATGTGAAGGCCTATTTCACATCGCTTTCCAGCGAACTCAAGGCGGAACTTGATGTTCTGGACGAATTGGAAAAGGTCAAAAAAGACCTGACTAAGTAG
- the tatC gene encoding twin-arginine translocase subunit TatC, producing MTVAKKNRRNWRDVFHAFGRAHRKASVQLEDSAPLLKHLDELRKRIFKAFLALVLATGISFAFSQQIIEYLASPIGGTENLVSIELTENIAIFMKVSLLGGFVLAMPVIVHQILAFILPGLHRNERIWLLVMVPFATLLFAGGVAFTWFVMLPVAIPFLISFMGIATQVRPENYFGFVTRIMFWIGICFEMPLIIMFMAKLKFVTAKQLISGWRHAIVVIAIVAAAVTPTVDPVNMGLVMAPLMGLYVISIVLAAIVGRG from the coding sequence GTGACCGTCGCGAAAAAAAACAGGCGCAACTGGCGGGATGTCTTTCATGCATTTGGCCGCGCACACCGCAAAGCCAGCGTGCAGCTGGAAGATTCCGCGCCGCTGCTGAAGCATCTTGACGAATTACGGAAAAGAATCTTCAAGGCCTTCCTTGCCCTGGTCCTTGCGACCGGCATCAGCTTCGCTTTTTCGCAGCAGATCATCGAATACCTTGCCTCGCCGATCGGCGGGACGGAAAATCTCGTCTCCATTGAGCTGACTGAGAACATCGCCATCTTTATGAAGGTCTCACTGCTGGGCGGCTTTGTCCTTGCCATGCCGGTCATTGTGCACCAGATCCTGGCGTTCATCCTGCCGGGCCTGCACCGTAATGAGCGTATCTGGCTTCTCGTCATGGTCCCGTTCGCAACCCTGCTGTTTGCAGGCGGGGTCGCATTCACCTGGTTTGTGATGCTGCCGGTGGCTATCCCCTTCCTGATCAGTTTCATGGGGATCGCCACGCAGGTGCGCCCCGAAAACTACTTCGGGTTTGTCACCCGCATCATGTTCTGGATCGGCATCTGTTTCGAGATGCCGCTGATCATCATGTTCATGGCAAAGTTAAAGTTTGTGACCGCAAAACAGCTGATAAGCGGATGGCGCCATGCCATTGTTGTCATCGCGATCGTCGCCGCGGCAGTCACCCCCACAGTGGATCCTGTCAACATGGGACTGGTCATGGCCCCCCTGATGGGACTGTACGTCATCAGCATTGTTCTGGCCGCAATTGTCGGCAGAGGTTGA
- a CDS encoding twin-arginine translocase TatA/TatE family subunit encodes MFHLGTTELVIILVIVILLFGVGRIGKIAGELGKGISSFRSGLKGEDESTKAEEKKE; translated from the coding sequence ATGTTTCATCTCGGAACCACAGAATTGGTCATCATCCTCGTCATCGTCATCCTGTTATTTGGCGTGGGACGCATCGGCAAGATCGCCGGCGAATTGGGCAAGGGCATCAGCAGTTTTCGCAGCGGATTAAAAGGCGAGGACGAATCGACGAAAGCCGAAGAGAAAAAGGAATAG
- a CDS encoding radical SAM protein — translation MILDVTKSTLPEIKNPALRTYANIYVQIYQDFMEQVRQMGLEIEEQDTTAAATQKIMDLRKKGAVIRNSDKSIYINRISPSCVACQTGAGSSTFFISLKCHRDCFYCFNPNQENYEYFREHTRDVVAELDETRAAGQRLQHIALTGGEPLLHKDETYRFFERARELYPNSHTRLYTSGDHIDRPALESLQKSGLQEIRFSIRMHDLAGGHRHTYDNIALARGYIQNVMVEMPVLPNTLEEMKDVLIELDRLGVFGINLLEFCFPFNNVETYRGNDYKVRARPFRVLYDYWYAGGLPIAGSETVCLGLIDFALDAGLQLGVHYCSLENKHTGQVHRQNSGHNLPKHMAFSQRDYFLKSAKVFGDDIPAVRQAFDTSGYGDYVMSEEHNSLEFHVNRISSLKKMEVDIGISSSVLEMREAGPVLRELKVDVTTPQTFRLSKDI, via the coding sequence ATGATTTTGGATGTTACAAAATCCACACTGCCTGAGATAAAAAATCCCGCCCTGCGCACCTATGCCAATATTTATGTGCAGATCTATCAGGATTTCATGGAGCAGGTGCGGCAGATGGGGCTTGAGATCGAGGAGCAGGATACAACTGCCGCGGCGACGCAAAAGATCATGGACCTGCGTAAAAAAGGCGCGGTCATACGCAACAGCGATAAGAGCATTTATATCAATCGGATTTCACCCTCCTGTGTGGCCTGCCAGACCGGGGCGGGCAGCTCGACCTTCTTCATTTCATTGAAGTGTCACCGTGACTGTTTTTATTGTTTCAACCCGAACCAGGAAAACTACGAGTATTTCCGCGAACATACCCGTGACGTGGTTGCAGAGCTGGATGAAACGCGCGCTGCGGGGCAGCGTCTTCAACACATTGCATTGACGGGCGGCGAACCCCTTTTGCACAAGGATGAAACGTATCGTTTCTTCGAGCGCGCGCGGGAGCTGTATCCGAATTCCCACACGCGCCTTTACACCAGCGGCGACCATATTGACCGGCCCGCGCTTGAGTCGTTGCAGAAATCCGGTTTGCAGGAGATCCGTTTCAGCATTCGCATGCACGATCTCGCCGGGGGACACAGGCATACATACGACAATATCGCCCTCGCCCGCGGGTACATCCAGAATGTGATGGTGGAAATGCCGGTATTGCCCAACACACTGGAGGAAATGAAGGATGTGTTGATCGAGCTCGACCGGCTGGGCGTCTTTGGGATCAACCTGCTGGAGTTCTGTTTCCCGTTCAACAATGTGGAAACCTATCGAGGGAATGATTACAAGGTCAGGGCCCGCCCCTTCCGCGTGTTGTACGATTACTGGTATGCAGGCGGACTGCCCATCGCGGGCAGCGAAACCGTCTGCCTGGGCTTGATCGATTTCGCGCTGGATGCCGGCTTGCAACTCGGTGTGCATTACTGCTCCCTTGAAAACAAACACACGGGACAGGTCCATCGGCAGAACAGCGGGCATAACCTGCCGAAGCACATGGCCTTTTCGCAAAGGGATTATTTCCTGAAAAGCGCCAAGGTGTTTGGAGATGACATTCCCGCGGTCAGACAAGCCTTTGATACATCAGGGTATGGCGATTACGTCATGAGTGAGGAACACAACAGCCTGGAATTCCACGTCAACAGGATCAGCAGTCTCAAAAAAATGGAGGTTGACATCGGCATTTCCAGCAGTGTGCTTGAAATGCGCGAAGCCGGTCCGGTGCTGCGCGAATTAAAAGTGGATGTCACAACTCCACAGACATTCCGTCTTTCAAAAGACATTTAA
- a CDS encoding 4Fe-4S dicluster domain-containing protein, giving the protein MSLLNAAERFASIDRSQVILDSARCLHSQDQYSECAACFDLCPVQAIAAGQPPTFDMERCQSCLACLPACPVGAYRADDDVSNLLNCVSHVEGQPVELLCGLHPDPETGEAESIGIQIQGCLAGLGSGAYLTLSALGLERITVRADACPACTWHSLHHVIHSQTERANRFLAAWVRMDPVLCLDEVEAPVARTTWKAANPPLSRRDLFRLVARQGQVALARAMENGVAGSKRQPGRDRLRLLSAVSHLPDPVSTANLDGLGFATLVISETCTACAACGRACPTEALRFKKNENEMTFSISFSAQNCIGCDLCGHVCLPDAITLDHTASFEKVFSVKEPVVVESGPMARCERCKTWMAARDGMKLCQLCEYRRTHPFGSMLPRKTQKEPHS; this is encoded by the coding sequence GTGAGTCTGCTTAACGCCGCGGAACGGTTCGCCTCGATCGACCGTTCACAAGTTATCCTGGATTCCGCACGCTGCCTGCATTCGCAGGACCAGTATTCGGAATGCGCGGCGTGTTTCGATCTTTGTCCCGTTCAGGCAATCGCCGCCGGCCAGCCTCCAACGTTCGACATGGAACGCTGCCAATCGTGCCTCGCCTGCCTGCCTGCCTGTCCCGTCGGCGCGTATCGCGCAGATGACGACGTTTCAAACCTGCTTAACTGTGTCAGTCACGTCGAAGGCCAGCCCGTTGAATTACTTTGCGGGCTTCATCCAGACCCTGAAACGGGGGAAGCGGAATCCATCGGGATTCAAATTCAAGGATGCCTTGCAGGGTTGGGGAGCGGTGCGTACCTGACCCTTTCTGCGCTTGGACTGGAACGCATCACCGTCCGCGCTGACGCCTGCCCGGCCTGCACATGGCATTCCCTCCACCATGTAATTCACTCCCAAACCGAACGTGCAAACCGGTTCCTGGCCGCATGGGTAAGGATGGATCCAGTCCTTTGCCTGGATGAAGTCGAAGCGCCCGTTGCGCGCACCACTTGGAAGGCAGCCAATCCCCCGCTTTCGCGCCGCGACCTGTTCCGCTTGGTCGCGCGTCAGGGTCAGGTTGCTCTCGCCCGCGCCATGGAAAATGGCGTGGCGGGAAGCAAACGCCAACCCGGACGGGACAGATTGCGTTTGCTCTCCGCCGTATCCCATCTGCCTGATCCAGTGTCAACCGCCAATCTCGATGGACTTGGTTTCGCCACCCTCGTCATCTCCGAAACATGTACCGCCTGCGCTGCATGCGGACGAGCCTGCCCTACTGAAGCGCTGAGATTTAAAAAGAATGAGAATGAAATGACCTTCTCCATCTCATTCTCGGCGCAGAACTGCATCGGCTGTGATTTGTGCGGTCACGTCTGCCTGCCTGATGCGATCACCCTCGACCACACAGCATCCTTTGAAAAAGTTTTCAGCGTGAAGGAACCTGTCGTTGTGGAATCAGGCCCGATGGCCCGTTGTGAGCGCTGCAAAACATGGATGGCGGCACGTGACGGCATGAAATTATGTCAACTTTGTGAGTATCGCCGCACGCATCCATTCGGCTCCATGCTGCCGAGGAAAACCCAAAAGGAGCCGCATTCATGA
- a CDS encoding molecular chaperone TorD family protein encodes MTETAPNHVEWKPTLMGELLLFGLLSRVTRSNPEREWFQALITEEVFSESPLERDHADIDTGLHLLQKWSRENKNGISDEQLIALKADYTRLFVGIGKPVSPPWESVYFNEDRMIFQDQTLQVREWYRRFGLESEKLYKEPDDHIGLELSFLAHLAKQGLLALDEKDMPELERILQAQRQFLSEHPLKWISRWYELIKKHATTDFYRGIAHLTHGSLLTIAEELQIEMPKEVRL; translated from the coding sequence ATGACAGAAACTGCACCTAATCATGTTGAATGGAAACCAACGCTTATGGGCGAGTTGCTCTTGTTTGGATTGCTAAGCAGGGTAACACGATCGAACCCGGAGCGGGAATGGTTTCAAGCGCTAATCACTGAGGAGGTCTTTTCTGAATCGCCCCTGGAAAGGGATCACGCGGATATTGACACGGGTCTACATCTTCTGCAAAAATGGAGTCGGGAAAACAAGAATGGCATTTCGGATGAACAGCTCATTGCTTTGAAAGCGGATTACACTCGATTATTTGTTGGTATAGGCAAACCTGTTTCGCCTCCATGGGAGTCGGTCTATTTTAATGAGGATCGCATGATCTTTCAGGATCAAACACTTCAAGTCCGTGAGTGGTATCGCCGTTTTGGACTTGAGTCAGAGAAGTTATATAAAGAACCGGATGACCATATAGGTTTGGAACTTTCGTTCCTCGCCCATCTTGCCAAACAGGGTTTGCTGGCTTTGGATGAGAAGGATATGCCCGAACTCGAGAGGATTTTGCAGGCACAACGTCAATTTCTTTCTGAACACCCGTTGAAATGGATTTCACGCTGGTATGAGCTGATCAAAAAACACGCTACCACCGATTTCTATCGCGGCATCGCCCATTTGACCCATGGGTCTCTGCTGACAATTGCCGAAGAATTACAGATCGAAATGCCGAAAGAGGTCAGGTTGTGA